A DNA window from Fusarium fujikuroi IMI 58289 draft genome, chromosome FFUJ_chr11 contains the following coding sequences:
- a CDS encoding related to 2`-hydroxyisoflavone reductase yields MSSPFKNILIVGATGSIGSIMLDALVKEPSFTVSVLQRSSSKGKLPSNVNVIKIDDSYPTQALVSAFTGQDAIVNCMTSLAVADQLRFVDAAVAAKVKRYVASEYGLNNNNPDARALNSVFREKGQVQDHLRSKESTGLEWMAIACGMWLKWSAVHDFLGMHIKDKRFVIWDDGEGWFSCTTEANTALAMVNALTKKWEETKNRIVWLSDFAITQNMLLETIERVSGEKLSVEKIDSEKTIKENQAAVAGGDPYAVYNLIETGFVTGRFGGHLEKEGEIMNDLLGLPKQDFEEVVRAALKAVEES; encoded by the coding sequence ATGTCTTCGCCATTTAAGAACATTCTCATCGTCGGAGCCACTGGCTCAATCGGCTCCATCATGCTAGACGCCCTTGTCAAAGAACCTTCTTTCACAGTCTCCGTCCTACAGCGCTCATCCTCCAAGGGCAAGCTCCCATCAAACGTCAATGTCATTAAAATCGATGATTCATACCCAACTCAAGCTCTTGTCTCTGCTTTCACAGGCCAAGACGCTATTGTCAACTGCATGACCTCTTTAGCCGTCGCTGATCAACTCCGCTTCGTGGACGCTGCAGTCGCTGCCAAAGTGAAGCGCTACGTTGCTTCCGAGTAtggtctcaacaacaacaaccctgACGCAAGAGCCTTGAACTCGGTGTTCCGAGAGAAGGGCCAAGTGCAGGATCATCTCCGCTCCAAGGAATCCACTGGCCTGGAGTGGATGGCCATCGCTTGCGGCATGTGGCTCAAGTGGAGTGCCGTACATGATTTTCTAGGAATGCacatcaaggacaagagatTCGTCATCTGGGATGATGGAGAGGGCTGGTTCAGCTGTACCACTGAAGCCAACACGGCTCTTGCTATGGTCAACGCCCTAACCAAGAAATgggaagagaccaagaacaGAATTGTTTGGTTGAGTGACTTTGCTATCACCCAGAATATGCTCCTTGAGACCATTGAGCGAGTTAGTGGGGAAAAGCTGagtgttgagaagattgataGCGAGAAGACGATCAAAGAAAACCAGGCTGCGGTGGCAGGTGGTGATCCTTACGCTGTTTACAATCTTATCGAGACGGGTTTCGTTACGGGACGGTTTGGAGGGCATCTTGAGAAGGAAGGGGAGATCATGAATGATTTGTTGGGTCTGCCGAAGCAGGACTTTGAGGAGGTTGTTCGTGCCGCTTTAAAGGCTGTTGAAGAGTCATGA
- a CDS encoding alcohol dehydrogenase 1 family protein, which yields MAPTEHTIYRAGDGNGGFSPASVKLPDLGPHDILVRLTHSGVCHSDIVLCQLGAPVALGHEGIGIVESVGSLVTQFKIGDRAGGGFHRDACGHCKYCLSGRDIYCYERVIFGEGDFDNGTFGTYYIGKETYLHKIPDSLSSEHAAPLQCAGATVYAALKATVTAEKRVGILGIGGLGHLAIQYADKMGADVIVYSTSTSKEAEARKLGAKEFHIIENMFDTATAPIDVLVICGTKYPDWDKVMTKEFLARDGTIVPLAAPVHGPLSLPAGAMFFQGYHVFSSLVGSRNIHDEMLEFSGRHGVKPMVQLFKHEGESTIKEVFELVEQNKMRYRAVLEMPN from the exons ATGGCCCCTACAGAACATACCATTTATCGCGCTGGCGATGGTAACGGCGGCTTCTCTCCGGCCTCCGTCAAGCTGCCTGACCTTGGTCCTCATGATATTCTCGTCCGTCTGACTCACAGTGGCGTGTGCCATTCAGACATCGTTCTCTGCCAATTAGGAGCGCCTGTAGCCCTCGGCCACGAGGGTATTGGCATCGTTGAGTCAGTTGGCTCGCTGGTGACACAATTCAAGATCGGTGATCGCGCAGGTGGGGGTTTTCACCGCGACGCCTGCGGTCACTGCAAATACTGTTTGTCAGGAAGGGACATATATTGTTACGAGCGTGTGATATTTGGCGAAGGAGACTTTGACAATGGTACTTTTGGTACTTATTACATCGGCAAGGAGACATACCTCCACAAGATTCCCGACAGTCTTTCTAGTGAGCATGCTGCACCTCTTCAGTGCGCGGGCGCTACTGTGTACGCTGCTCTCAAGGCTACAGTAACAGCAGAGAAGCGCGTCGGCATTCTCGGCATCGGtggtcttggccatcttgcCATTCAGTATGCGGATAAAATGGGTGCCGATGTTATTGTCTACAGCACAAGCACTAGCAAAGAGGCGGAGGCACGAAAGCTGGGAGCCAAGGAGTTTCATATCATCGAGAACATGTTTGATACGGCTACGGCGCCTATTGACGTTCTTGTTATTTGTGGAACAAAATATCCCGACTGGGACAA GGTCATGACTAAGGAGTTCCTTGCGAGAGATGGAACCATTGTACCTCTTGCGGCCCCAGTCCACGGACCTCTAAGCTTGCC TGCGGGAGCAATGTTCTTCCAGGGCTACCATGTCTTTTCGAGCCTCGTTGGATCGCGCAATATCCACGACGAGATGCTTGAGTTCTCTGGACGTCATGGCGTCAAGCCTATGGTTCAGCTCTTCAAGCATGAGGGTGAATCAACCATCAAAGAAGTTTTTGAGTTGGTCGAGCAGAATAAGATGAGATATAGGGCTGTTCTGGAGATGCCTAATTAG